A genomic window from Gammaproteobacteria bacterium includes:
- a CDS encoding YnfA family protein, protein MKLLTTTGLFFVTAIAEIVGCYLPYLWLQNRAPVWVLLPAAASLILFAWLLTLHPTSAGRVYAAYGGVYVATALLWLWVVDGERPQLWDITGAGVAIAGMAIIMFAPRT, encoded by the coding sequence ATGAAATTGTTGACGACCACCGGTCTGTTTTTTGTCACGGCCATTGCGGAGATTGTGGGCTGTTATTTGCCGTATCTCTGGTTGCAGAATCGTGCGCCGGTATGGGTGCTGCTGCCTGCGGCGGCGTCGCTGATATTATTCGCCTGGTTGCTGACCCTCCACCCGACGTCGGCCGGGCGCGTGTACGCGGCATATGGGGGCGTCTATGTCGCCACCGCCTTGTTGTGGTTATGGGTGGTGGACGGCGAACGCCCCCAGCTGTGGGATATCACCGGTGCGGGTGTGGCTATTGCAGGGATGGCGATCATTATGTTTGCGCCTCGCACTTAG
- a CDS encoding amidohydrolase family protein yields MRAEIPFADGHIHYNWDHAEVTSVQTVVETLRREKVGLTLVSSTPSHLALELRAAGGDWVIPLFSPYIHEQGKRDWHLDQAVVQQAAQGLQQGIYFGIGEIHFMSGFLPRPDNAIFLQLMGLAGQHRVPVLIHVDASDETYFVGICKAHPAIKIIFAHAGGNLKPAHIRSVLEQCPNVWVDLSARDDWRYGGLTDGNGLLLPGWKSVVLDFPQRFFTGTDPVWRVTRTQSWDESDDGWDHYQQLYRYHQTWLRDLPEDVHRKIAWDNVKQLLSTKH; encoded by the coding sequence GTGAGGGCGGAGATCCCCTTCGCCGATGGGCACATCCACTATAACTGGGACCATGCCGAGGTCACCTCGGTGCAGACGGTGGTCGAGACACTCCGACGGGAGAAAGTGGGGCTCACCCTGGTCTCCAGTACCCCGAGCCATCTGGCGCTGGAGCTGCGGGCCGCCGGTGGTGATTGGGTGATCCCCTTGTTCAGTCCCTATATCCATGAGCAGGGCAAGCGTGACTGGCATCTCGACCAGGCCGTTGTGCAGCAGGCTGCCCAGGGTCTGCAACAGGGGATCTATTTCGGCATTGGCGAGATCCACTTCATGAGCGGCTTTTTGCCCAGGCCGGATAATGCGATCTTTCTCCAGCTCATGGGGCTGGCCGGGCAGCATCGCGTGCCGGTGCTGATTCACGTGGATGCCTCCGACGAAACCTATTTTGTGGGTATCTGCAAGGCCCACCCGGCAATCAAGATCATCTTTGCCCACGCCGGTGGCAATCTGAAACCGGCGCATATCCGTTCGGTGCTTGAACAGTGCCCCAATGTCTGGGTCGACCTGTCGGCGCGGGACGACTGGCGTTATGGCGGCCTGACTGATGGCAACGGTCTCCTGCTGCCCGGCTGGAAGAGCGTGGTACTGGATTTCCCCCAGCGTTTCTTTACCGGCACTGATCCCGTGTGGCGGGTGACGCGTACCCAGAGCTGGGATGAATCGGATGACGGCTGGGATCACTATCAACAGTTATACCGGTATCACCAGACCTGGCTGAGGGATCTACCGGAGGATGTGCACAGGAAAATCGCCTGGGACAATGTCAAACAGTTACTGTCCACTAAGCACTAG
- a CDS encoding DUF3175 domain-containing protein: protein MGSEQQEKWSQRVTEQSNALDLEPGVFTLENPRQIAESLQRSAERSQRRKTDPFRSAMSMLNFYINRAGKNLPAAQQERLEQTKDELRDLYGRPRQRHQK, encoded by the coding sequence GTGGGTTCCGAGCAGCAGGAGAAGTGGTCACAGCGGGTCACCGAGCAGAGTAATGCGCTGGATCTTGAACCCGGCGTGTTTACCCTTGAAAACCCGCGCCAGATTGCTGAGTCGCTGCAACGCTCGGCCGAGCGCAGTCAGCGGCGCAAGACCGATCCCTTTCGTTCGGCGATGTCGATGCTGAACTTCTATATCAATCGCGCGGGAAAAAATCTTCCCGCCGCGCAGCAGGAACGGCTGGAGCAGACCAAGGATGAATTGCGGGATCTCTATGGCAGGCCGCGCCAGCGACACCAAAAATAG
- a CDS encoding cysteine-rich CWC family protein produces the protein MTDSQQHAIQYEKKHETRRCPRCEVEFECKAGSILLCQCQTLYLTQEQMEYVSAQYDDCLCVSCLGDLRSEYNCRQFEKRLRDTRRQ, from the coding sequence ATGACCGACAGTCAACAACACGCAATCCAATACGAAAAAAAGCACGAAACCCGGCGCTGTCCCCGCTGTGAGGTCGAATTCGAATGCAAGGCGGGCTCGATTCTGCTGTGCCAGTGCCAGACCCTCTACCTGACCCAGGAACAGATGGAGTATGTCAGCGCGCAGTATGATGACTGCCTGTGCGTGTCGTGTCTGGGGGACCTGCGCAGCGAATACAATTGCCGGCAATTTGAAAAAAGGCTGCGCGACACCCGCCGGCAGTAG
- a CDS encoding FapA family protein: MSETGDPSANPSISFRASDDNTQLIAVLPGGTAIPALNLAQLNTLLIEQGHSHWHLLNDGLAQVCSLLGKSDAASEIVIGDRLDGELAIKVADDATTVHLSVTPPVGGQPVSATQVNQALAELAITHGINASAIAQALAGNSTEHCLIAESTPPQHGEDACFESLISEAKDTRPQINDDGSVDYHEIGAFITVKAGDALMRKIPPTSGVNGVDVHGKVIPAKSGKDLAFSGKLTGVEIDADDRALLRASTGGQPEIVERGMNVSPVINIKEVDLSTGNIDFDGTVNIQGDVVEGMQIIATGDIIITGMMEGATLKAQGNIVVSKGVIGRGELRTATGEPGQGAALLSSEGSIEARFIENAIVQAGGNITVGELVSHSELSALNKIVVGKKGAKKGHILGGKTRAILAIEAQILGSQANVKTVIEVGNNPELHAKAQQLSTAHEEKIEECAKLTTLINRLRGLTDDKSKAIMARALSTLTKYNDDLATIEQEKAQVETQDELTGSATVTVRKHAYPGVSITIGDKTHIVQDRTEAGSFVLEDKKVSFHHG; encoded by the coding sequence ATGAGCGAAACCGGCGACCCTTCCGCGAACCCTTCGATCTCCTTCCGGGCCAGTGATGACAACACCCAGCTCATCGCCGTCCTGCCCGGTGGCACGGCCATTCCCGCACTCAACCTTGCCCAGTTAAACACGCTGCTCATCGAGCAGGGGCACAGCCACTGGCACCTGCTCAACGATGGGCTGGCACAGGTCTGTAGTCTGCTGGGAAAATCCGACGCGGCGAGCGAAATTGTGATCGGCGATCGACTGGATGGCGAGCTGGCGATCAAGGTCGCTGACGATGCCACCACGGTCCACCTGTCAGTCACCCCTCCTGTCGGCGGGCAGCCGGTCAGCGCAACACAGGTCAATCAGGCCCTGGCCGAGCTGGCGATCACCCACGGCATTAATGCATCGGCCATCGCGCAGGCGCTCGCCGGCAATAGCACCGAGCATTGCCTGATCGCCGAAAGCACGCCCCCGCAGCACGGCGAAGACGCATGCTTCGAGAGCCTGATCAGCGAGGCGAAAGACACCCGCCCGCAGATCAATGACGATGGCAGCGTCGATTACCACGAAATCGGCGCCTTCATCACGGTCAAGGCCGGGGATGCGCTGATGCGCAAGATACCGCCCACCAGCGGCGTTAACGGTGTCGATGTGCATGGCAAGGTGATTCCGGCGAAGTCAGGCAAGGACCTTGCGTTCTCGGGCAAGCTCACCGGCGTCGAGATCGACGCCGACGACCGGGCACTGTTGCGAGCCAGCACCGGCGGCCAGCCCGAAATCGTCGAGCGCGGCATGAATGTCAGCCCGGTGATCAACATCAAGGAGGTGGATCTATCCACCGGCAATATCGACTTTGATGGCACCGTCAACATTCAGGGCGACGTGGTCGAGGGCATGCAGATTATCGCCACCGGCGACATCATCATCACCGGCATGATGGAAGGCGCCACGCTCAAGGCGCAGGGCAATATCGTGGTGAGCAAGGGCGTGATCGGCCGGGGCGAACTGCGCACCGCGACCGGCGAGCCTGGCCAGGGCGCGGCCCTGTTGTCCAGCGAGGGATCCATCGAGGCCCGCTTTATCGAAAACGCGATCGTACAGGCGGGCGGCAACATCACCGTCGGCGAGCTGGTGTCACACAGCGAGCTCTCTGCCCTCAACAAGATTGTGGTCGGCAAAAAGGGCGCCAAGAAAGGTCATATCCTCGGCGGCAAAACCAGGGCCATACTGGCGATAGAGGCACAGATACTGGGCTCGCAGGCCAACGTAAAGACCGTGATCGAGGTCGGCAACAATCCCGAACTGCATGCAAAGGCACAGCAGCTCTCCACCGCCCACGAAGAAAAGATCGAGGAATGCGCAAAGCTGACCACCCTGATCAATCGCCTGAGGGGGCTGACCGACGACAAGAGCAAGGCCATCATGGCCAGGGCCTTGAGCACACTGACGAAATACAACGACGATCTGGCGACCATCGAGCAGGAAAAGGCACAGGTCGAGACACAGGATGAGTTGACCGGCTCCGCCACGGTGACGGTAAGAAAGCACGCCTATCCGGGGGTCTCCATTACCATCGGCGACAAGACGCATATAGTGCAGGATCGCACCGAGGCCGGCAGCTTCGTGCTGGAAGACAAGAAGGTCAGCTTCCACCACGGCTAG